Proteins from one Syngnathoides biaculeatus isolate LvHL_M chromosome 8, ASM1980259v1, whole genome shotgun sequence genomic window:
- the LOC133504573 gene encoding uncharacterized protein LOC133504573 yields the protein MSERAAASSWQDEDEDFKVGGARGLGSRPRFSFSEIKMLLQEVRRNRYILLRKFNHGVSAEAKKQKWAEITEQINALGENRREVRQIMKKWADLKCDGKRRLALLRAPNGSAGRRKRKSLDSVEKMVHGILLMSPTGDVVSDVDGEDEDAKSCAPGSDDASRCYAYVDANNGPLSLPGGLSLDFSPLSSPDKELSGDAFRSSDDDDDVVEPSMDCDDNSTFSVQSSFAPPKLVHTYSRQNRNASKEGDADSSPASPPPHSSSAFPAFSSSSSPSLLPPAADDDSSRPAASSRSSDRRPRSPGPDGGSARPDPLPSGAAGGPGPDVLAQLACHSVRQQRASRQLLASVSRSLETLAQSLRALVESQQEFVRQSLSLQRETLGVLKTFSGAALAVLRDAKTQGPALRPDKMADMSA from the exons ATGAGCGAGCGGGCCGCGGCGAGCTCCTGgcaggacgaggacgaggacttCAAGGTGGGCGGGGCCAGGGGGCTGGGCTCCAGGCCCAGGTTCTCCTTCTCGGAGATCAAGATGCTGCTGCAGGAAGTCAGGAGGAACCGATACATCCTCCTCA GGAAGTTTAATCACGGCGTGTCGGCGGAAGCCAAGAAACAAAAGTGGGCCGAGATCACGGAGCAGATCAACGCCCTCGGAGAGAACCGCCGAGAG GTACGTCAGATCATGAAGAAGTGGGCCGACCTCAAATGCGACGGCAAGCGCCGACTGGCTCTCCTGCGAGCTCCCAACGGCTCggcggggaggaggaagaggaagtctCTGGACTCGGTGGAGAAGATGGTCCACGGGATCCTGCTGATGAGTCCGACGGGAG ACGTCGTCAGCGACGTGGACGGCGAAGACGAGGACGCCAAGTCGTGCGCTCCGGGAAGCGACGACGCCAGCCGCTGCTACGCCTACGTGGACGCCAACAACGGCCCGCTGTCGCTCCCCGGGGGGCTGTCCCTCGACTTTTCTCCGCTGTCGTCGCCCGACAAGGAGCTGAGCG GAGACGCCTTCCGCTCatcggacgacgacgacgacgtcgtcG AACCTTCCATGGACTGCGACGACAACTCCACCTTCTCCGTCCAGTCGTCCTTCGCGCCGCCCAAGCTGGTCCACACGTACTCGCGCCAGAACCGCAACGCCTCCAAAGAGGGCGACGCCGACTCGTCGCCCGCTTCGCCGCCGCCGCACTCGAGCTCCGCCTTCCCCGCcttctcctcctcgtcctcccccTCGCTTCTTCCTCCCGCCGCCGACGACGACTCCTCGCGGCCGGCGGCATCCTCGCGCTCGTCCGACCGCCGCCCGCGCTCGCCGGGGCCGGACGGCGGCTCGGCGCGACCCGACCCGCTGCCGTCCGGCGCCGCCGGCGGTCCGGGGCCCGACGTGTTGGCCCAGTTGGCGTGTCACAGCGTGCGCCAGCAGCGCGCCAGTCGTCAGCTGCTGGCGTCGGTGTCGCGCTCGCTGGAGACTTTGGCGCAGTCGTTGCGGGCGCTGGTGGAGAGCCAGCAGGAGTTCGTCAGGCAGTCGCTGAGCTTGCAGCGGGAGACGCTCGGCGTCCTCAAGACCTTCTCGGGCGCCGCGCTCGCCGTACTGAGAGACGCCAAGACGCAAGGACCCGCGCTGCGACCCGACAAGATGGCCGACATGAGCGCGTGA